A region of the Sideroxydans lithotrophicus ES-1 genome:
CTCGCGGGCGATGATAGGGTGTGGATAGTTGTTCATAGGATTCTGGATTTGGGATTTTGGATTTAGCCAGCAAGATTGAAGATTTGAAGGAGTTCCCTCAAATCCTCAATCCCAATTCCCAAATCCTAGTTCTTCGATTGATCGACCAGCTTGTTCTTGCCGATCCAGGGCATCATGGCGCGCAACTGCCCGCCCACCACTTCGATCGGGTGTACGGCATTCAAACGGCGGCGCGCAGTCATTTCCGGATAGTTGGTGCGGCCTTCCAGGATGAACTGCTTGGCGTAGGAACCGTTCTGGATGTTGTTCAGGCATTCCTTCATCGCGGCGCGGGCCTGGTCGCCGATCACGCGCTGACCGGTGACGTACTCGCCATATTCCGCGTTGTTGGAGATGGAGTAGTTCATGTTGGCGATGCCGCCTTCGTACATGAGGTCGACGATCAGCTTCAGTTCGTGCAGGCACTCGAAGTAGGCCATTTCCGGAGCATAACCGGCTTCGGTCAGGGTCTCGAAACCGGCCTTGACCAGTTCCACTGCGCCACCGCACAGCACGGCTTGTTCGCCGAACAGGTCGGTCTCGGTCTCTTCGCGGAAATTGGTCTCGATCACGCCGCCCTTGGTGCCGCCGTTGGCAGCCGCGTAGGACAGCGCGATATCCTTGGCCTTGCCGCTCTTGTCCTGGTACACGGCGATCAGCGTGGGCACGCCGCCGCCCTTCAGATATTCGGAACGCACGGTGTGGCCCGGGCCTTTCGGGGCGATCATGATCACGTCCACGTCGGCGCGCGGCACGACCTGGTTGTAGTGCACGTTGAAGCCGTGTGCGAATGCCAAAGCTGCACCCGCCTTCATGTTGGGAGCGACTTCGGTGTTGTAGACTTCGGGGATATTCTCGTCCGGCAACAGCATCATCACCACGTCGGCGCCTTTTACCGCGGCGGCAACTTCGGCGACCTTCAAACCGGCACCTTCGGCCTTCTTCCAGGAAGCACCGTTCTTGCGCAGGGCAACGGTCACGTTGACGCCCGATTCTTTCAGGTTCTGCGCATGGGCATGGCCTTGCGAGCCGTAGCCGATGATGGTCACTTGCTTGCCCTTGATCAGGGACAGGTCTGCGTCTTTGTCGTAATAAACTTTCATGTTGGCCTCGTCGAAAAAATCAGTTTGGTAGTTAAATAAATATCCGGATCAAAGTTTCAGAATGCGGTCGCCGCGACCGATGCCGGATGCACCGGTACGCACCGTTTCCAGGATCAAGCCCTGATCGATCGCCTGCAGGAATCGATCCAGCTTGTGCCCAGTACCGGTCAGCTCGATGGTATAGGTCTTGTCGGTGACGTCTATGACGCGGCCACGGAAGATGTCGGTCATGCGTTTCAGTTCTTCGCGATCGTCGCCTGCCGCACGCACCTTGACCAGCATCAGCTCGCGCTCGATATGGTCGCCGTCGGTCAGATCCATCACCGTCACCACATCCACCAGCTTGTTGAGCTGTTTGGTGATCTGCTCGATCACTTCGTCGGAACCGCTGGTGACGATGGTCATGCGCGACATGGTCGGATCCTCGGTCGGTGCCACGGTGAGCGATTCGATGTTATATCCACGCGCCGAGAACAATCCCGACACACGTGACAGTGCGCCCGCTTCGTTCTCCATCAGCAATGAGATGATATGCCGCATCTTACAAATCCTCCGCCAGGATCACTTCGGACAAGCCCTTGCCGCCGGGGACCATCGGATAAACGTTCTCGGTTGAATCAGTGCGAAAATCCAAGAAGACCAGTCTGTCCTTGAGTGCGAAGGCTTCCTTCAGCGCGCCCTCGACATCGGACGGCTTCTCGACCAGGATACCGACATGCCCGTAGGCCTCTGCGACCTTCACGAAGTCCGGCAACGCATCCATATAGGAATGCGAGTAGCGGTTGCCATGGAAGAATTCCTGCCACTGGCGCACCATGCCCAGGTAACGATTGTTGAGTGCGATCACCTTGACCGGCAGGTTATATTGCTTGCAGGTGGACAGTTCCTGGATGTTCATCTGGATGCTGCCTTCGCCCGTCACGCAGGCCACGGTCGCGCCCGGGTGCGCCAGTTGCACGCCCATCGCCGCAGGCAGGCCGAAACCCATCGTGCCCAGGCCGCCGGAATTGATCCAGCGGCGCGGCTGATCGAACTTGTAATATTGCGCCGCCCACATCTGGTGCTGGCCCACATCGGAAGTCACAAAGGCATCGCCGTGCGTGATCCGGTGCAACGTCTCGATCACGAATTGGGGTTTGATGATTTCGGTCGAATTCTTGTATGACAGCGAATTCGCGCCGCGCCATTCGTCGATCTGTTTCCACCAGTCCTTCAATGCCGCCGTGTCGGGCTTCTGCTTGCTGCTGTTCAGCACCGCCAACAGGTCGGACAGCACGTCCGCCACATTGCCCACGATGGGTACGTCGACCTTGACACGCTTGGAGATGGAGGCCGGGTCGATATCGATATGGATGATCTTGCGCGGCACCGAATTGAAGTGCGCCACGTTGCCGATCACGCGGTCGTCAAAACGCGCCCCCACTGCCAGCAGCACATCGCAATTCTGCATGCCGAGGTTGGCCTCGTAAGTGCCGTGCATGCCCAGCATGCCGACGAATTGCTTGTCGCTCGCCGGATAACCGCCCAAGCCCATCAGTGTGTTGGTGCAAGGCACGCCCAGCAGGCGCACCAGTTCGGTCAATTGCCTGGCCGCATCCGACAGGATCACGCCGCCACCCGCATACACCATGGGGCGCTTGGCTTCCAGCAATAATTGTGCTGCACGCTTGATCTGCCCGATGTCGCCATGGGTCTGCGGATTATAGGAACGGATGCTGACTGTCGCAGGATACGAATATTCCGCCTTCTGCTGCGACACGTCCTTGGGAATGTCCACCAGCACAGGCCCCGGTCGCCCGCTTTTCGCCAGATAGAACGCTTTCTTCAGCGTACTGGCGATATCCTTGGCATCCTTGACCAGGAAATTATGCTTGACACAGGGACGGGTGATGCCGACCGCATCGACTTCCTGGAATGCGTCTTCGCCGATATAACTGGTCGGCACCTGGCCACTGATCACCACCAGCGGAATGGAATCCATGTAGGCGGTGGCGATCCCGGTGACCGCATTGGTCACGCCCGGACCGGAGGTCACCAAGGCTACGCCGACCTTTTCCGTAGAACGTGCATAGCCGTCCGCCGCGTGTACGGCCGCCTGTTCGTGGCGTACCAGCACGTGCTTGACCTGTTCCTGCTTGAACAGCTCATCGTAGATGAAAAGCACTGCGCCGCCCGGGTAGCCGAATACATATTCGACACCCTCTTCCTGCAAACAGCGGATGGTTATTTCTGCGCCTGTCAGTTCCATGAACCCACTACCCTGATAAAACAACGAAAGACCGGGCAAGATAAAGGCTGGCGGTGTTTTGGTCAACCCCTGCAACGCGTCAGGAACGGCAAAATCCCTAAGTAATGCAGGAATTTGCTAGTATGCGCGCCGAATATTCCGGAGCCACCGATCTGTCTACGCCACAGCAACTTTCCGAATTCCTTGCACAGGCAGAACGGCGCGCCTATAAACAGGCGCAGTTCGCTGTACGCGACGAACATGCGGCTCTCGATATCGTGCAGGATGCCATGATGAAGCTCGCCGAACGCTATGGTGACCATCCCGCCGAAGAGTTTCCCATGCTGTTCCAGCGCATCCTGCAGAACACCATCAGGGATTATTACCGCCGGCAGAAAGTACGCTCGTTCTGGACCACGCTGATGTCGGCACTGACGCCCCAGCACGATGTGGAAGATTTCGACCCGCTCGACACCCTGCAGGATGAGGACAATGAGAGTCAGCCGGCGCATCCCGACGAAGCGCTGGCACAATCCCAGTTGATTGAGATAATTGAAGAAGTTTTGGATAAACTCCCTGCTCGTCAACGCGAAGCCTTCCTGCTGCGTTATTGGGAGGAACTGGATACATCGGAAACAGCTGCAGCCATGGGCTGCTCGGAGGGCAGTGTCAAGACCCATTGCTCGCGAGCCACTCACGCGCTTGCCGCCTTGCTTAGAGAAAGGGGGGTAGACCTATCATGAAAAACAGATTGACTAACAAAGATATCGGGCATCTGCTGAATCTATCCGCCAATCAACTCGATCGGGATATTGCGAATAGCCTCTACGCTGCGCGACAGCAGGCCTTGCAACGCCAACGGGCTTCCACGCCAATCTGGACGAACCAGAACGGTTTGCTGCATGGACATCTGCGACTTTCCCCGCGTGCGCTCAACTGGGTCATTGCGGCTGTTGTGGTCAGCCTGTTGGCAATCAACCTGTCCTACTGGAATCGCATGGTCGAGCGCGACCACAGCGATATCGATATCGCCATCCTGACAGACGATTTGCCGGTCGACATGTATGTCGATACAACGAACACGGACTGATTGATGCCTTTTTTGCTCAGGAATATCTTTGCCCTGCTGTTTGTTGCAGTATCCTGCCTGCCGGTCGCAGCCCTCGCCCAATCGTGGGCGAGTCTCACCCCGCATCAAAAAGACGCGCTCGCCCCACTGGCAGACACTTGGGACACCCTGTCGGAAAAACAGCATGTGAACTTCCTGTCGATCGCCAGGCGCTATCCACGGCTCAGCCCGGAGAAGCAAAAACGCCTGCACGCGCAAATGACCAAATGGAGCAAACTGACGCCTGAGCAGCGCGACCATGCCAGGGCAAAATACCGGGCTTTCAACAAGGTACCGGCAGAACAGCGCGAAGCTGTGAAAAGGATGGTGCGCGAGCAACAAGCGCAAGCCGCAAGCGGCGTTCCGCCAGCACCTGCCTCTCCCTGACCAGCCCCAGCCCGCAGTCAGGCATCCCGGCAACTGTTCCAGCAAGCGGCTGCTGCGCAGCGCAGCCACTACCTGCGCTCGGTACGCCAGAGCATCCCCATGGCCAGCGCAAGGAACAGCCAGCTCATCGCAGTCGCGCTCAATAGCGGTGACCAGTCATTCAAGGCTCCGACATTGGCAAACAGCCGGCCAACGAAGTGGAAGCTCAGGCCCAGCACTATCCCCATGAATATCTTGCCGCTGATGCCACCCTCCCGGCGCTGGTAGGCAGAGAAAGGCAATGCCAGCAACATCATCACCAGCACGGCTAACGGATAGACCAGCTTGTTCCACATCGCGATCTCATAACGCGAGGTCTTCTGATGATTCTCGCGCAAATGCATGGTGTACTGATACAGGTTCCAGGCCGACATCTGTTCAGGCACCACCAGCAGCACGCTGAGGATATCGGGATTCAGCGAAGTGTGCCATTCCGCACGAGGACGGTTGTCGGTGGTGGCGCCCTGCTTGCTGAAAAGCGTCTGCCGCACGCCGTCCAGTTGCCAGCGATCCTCATCCAGATAAGACGCATGCTCAGCCGAGGTGATGCTGCGCAAATGATAAGTTGCATCGAACTCGTAGATGCTGACATCCAGCAATGAAGTATCGGGCAGCATGCTTCTCACGTTGATGAAGCTGCGCTCGTCCTTCGCCCACACACCCGACCTGAACTCCTTGACCGAGACCTTCAAGTTCTGCGCTTTCATTCGCAGCTCCTGGGCCATGCGCTCGCTCGGCGGCGCGATGACCTCACCGAACAGGAAACACAGCACCACCAGCGGCAGGCCGATCTTGACCAGCATAACTATCATCTGTTTGAGCGAAACACCCGAACTGCGATACACGGTCAATTCCGAGCTCGCCGCCATCTGCACCAGCGCGAAGATGGTACCGATCAATACCGCGACAGGGAAGAGTTCATAGATATGTCCGGGAATGGTCAGCGTCACGAACAGCAGCACATAACCCAGACGGTAATCGCCGCGCCCCATCGAATTCAGCTCGTTGACCAGATCGAGCAGGGCGAACAGCATGATGAGCGCGGCGAACACCAGCGCGACGCTGGCATATATCTCCCGCCGCAGATAACGGGTCAGCAACCTCATCGTTTCAACCTGCGCCACGAAGAAGCAGACGAGCGATGGTAGAACAACACCAGCATCACGCCGAACATCAGCAAATGGATACCCAGCAGGCCTGCTGACGGGCTGATCTTGCCGCGCGCGACCCAGGAATTGGTCACGCTGATCATGTTGTTATAGAACATATAGATCACCATCGCGGCGATCAGATTGAGCGAGCGCCCGGCGCGCGGATTCACATAACTCAAAGGGATAGCCAGCAGGGACAGGATCAGCGCACTGAGCGGCAACCCGATGCGCCATTCCAGTTCCGACAAATTCCATGCGGTCGGATTCTGCAGCAGATAAAGAGTGGAAAAGGCCTGAAGGTGAGGCAAATCTTCCCGCAATTCGGCAGGTTCGATGCGCATCGCGTAACGCTCGAACTCGACGATCCTGAAATCAGCCCGGCCGGGAATGCCCTCATAACGCGTGCCATTCAGCATCACCAGGAAGCGGTCGCCGTTCGGTGCGGTCTCCTGGTACCCTTCCTTGGCGACCATCGTACCTTCCTTGCCGTTCTGGGTGGATTGCACGAAGATGTTGCCGACGCGTTTTTTCTGCGAGTCGACATCTTCCAGGAAGAACACGCGGTCCGCCTGCTTGGATTCGCGGAACACCCCCGGTGTCGCGGCGGACACATCGTCGCGGCTGTCCAGCCTGCGCTTGAATTCGTCCGCCTTGGACAAGGCCCACGGCGACAATACCAGGCTGAGCAGCGCGATCAGCAGCGTCACCGGGATGGCGTAGCCCAGCACCGGTCGTATCCAGCGCGTCAGCCCGATACCGGAAGTGAACCACACCACCATCTCGCTGTCGCGGTAACTGCGCGACAGCGTCAGCAGCACTGAAAGGAACAGGCTGATGGACAGCAGCACCGGCAGGTAATTGAGCGACGTGAAGCCCAGCATCGCGAGCACACCGTCCACCGCCAGCATGCCGCTGACCGACTCACCCAGCAGACGGATCAGCTGGGTGAACACGACGATGCCCAGCAGGATAGAGGACACCAGCAATCCCGTGCTGGCGAACTCGCGCACCAGCGCCCAGTAAAAGATGCCGTGCGGACGAGGCTTCTTTGACTTTTGTGGCAGGGATTGCGGATAATCCGTCATCGGAGACAATTCTGAGATTAATGAGGAGAGGCGCGTGGAATTTAGCATAAAACAAGGCAGTCCGGAAAAACTGAAGAGCGGCTGCGTCGTGGTCGGCGTATCCGATGGCGGCAAATTGTCGAAGGCCGCACAAGTGCTCGACAAGGCTGCCAAGCACGCGCTCAGCGACCTCATCGCCCGCGGCGACATGAGCGGCAAAGCCGCATCCACCCTGCTGCTGCACAAGCTGCCGGGCGTCGCAGCCGAGCGCGTGCTGCTGGTCGGCCTGGGCAAATCCAGCGAACTGAACAACAAGACCAGCACCGAGATCCTGGAATCGGCTTTCAGCGCATTGAACAAGACGCCAGCCAAGGATGCGACGCTTTACATCGTCGACGAGGGCGTGGGCAAGGATGCCGCCTGGGTCGTCCGGCAAGCCGTGTTCGCCGCCGCCGAACAGGCGTTCCGCGCCGACGGCATGAAGAGCAAGCCGGCCAAGGCCGCCACGCTCAAGCACATCACCTTCGCCACACTCGACAAACCGGCTGCAAACCTGAAGACCGCACTCGACCAGGCAGCCGCCACCGCACGCGGCACGGAACTCACCAAGACGCTGGGCAACCTGCCCGGCAACATCTGCACCCCGACCTACCTCGCCGCCAAGGCACTCGCCCTGGGCAAGTCGCACAAGAGCGTCAAGACCACGGTGCTGGATGAGAAAGCCATGCAGAAACTGGGCATGGGCTCCCTCCTTTCCGTCACGCGCGGCAGCACCCAACCGGCCAAGCTGATCACCATGGAATACTACGGTGCAGCGAAGACGCAGAAGCCCATCGTGCTGGTCGGCAAGGGCATCACCTTCGATACCGGCGGCATCTCGCTCAAACCGGGCGCCGAGATGGACGAGATGAAATACGACATGTGCGGTGCCGCCAGCGTGTTCGGCACCCTGCAGGCCATTGCCGAAATGGGGCTCAAACTCAATGTGGTCGGCGTGATCCCGACTTGCGAGAACATGCCTTCCGGCGAAGCTACCAAGCCGGGCGACATCGTCACCAGCATGTCCGGCCAGACCATCGAGATATTGAACACCGATGCCGAAGGCCGCCTGATCCTGTGCGACGCACTGACCTACTCGAAGAAGTTCAATCCCGACACCGTCATCGACATCGCCACGCTCACCGGAGCCTGCGTGATCGCATTGGGCCATGTCGCCAGCGGCATGTTCAGCAACGAAGACAAACTGGCCAAGGAACTGATCGCGGCGGGGGAACAGTCGCACGACCGCATCTGGCAACTGCCGCTGTGGGAAGACTACCAGCCGCTGCTGGACAGCAACTTCGCCGACATGGCGAACATCGGTGGCCGCGCGGGTGGCACCATCACCGCCGCCTGTTTCCTGGCGCGCTTCACCAAGGACTACCGCTGGGCGCACCTCGACATCGCGGGCACGGCCTGGCTATCCGGCAAACAAAAGGGCGCAACCGGCCGGCCGGTGCCCCTGCTGACGCAGTATTTGATCAACCGCACAAACGGCAAATGATTTAGCCACAGAGCACACAGAGATCACAGAGAAGGATGCGGAGGGGGTTCTCTGTGTGCTCTGTGGTCTCTGTGGCTAACTGGTTTTGAATATGACCAAAGTAGATTTCTATACCGGCAGCGAAGACAAGCTGCGCACCGCCTGTCAGCTGAGCCACAAGGCGATGCAGAACGGCCTGCGCGTGCTGCTGCACGCACCCGACGAGGCCACTGCCGACAAGCTGGACCAGCTGCTGTGGCATTACCCGCCCACCGCATTCATGCCGCACTGCCATAGCCATGAAGCGGATGCCGCCACGCTGCCGGTGGTCATCGGCCGCGACGAGGCATTTCCTCATTCCGAGCTGCTGATCAGCCTGCACAACGCCTGCCTGCCGTTCTTCAGCCGCTTCGAGCGCGTCATCGAGATCGTCAGCCAGGATGACGCCGATGCCAAACTGGGACGCGAGCGCTATGTCTTCTACAAAGACCGCGGCTACGAGCTGCGCCACTTCGACCTGCGCAAGACATGAAGTCGCGCACCATCAACCCCGACCTGTTACCCATCCTGACCGAAACGGCGGACGGCACCGTGATCGACCTGCCGACATTGACGGAAGCTCTCGGCGCGCAACTCGCCACAGCGCAGCGAGCCTTCCCGTTGACCGACGAACAATGCATGCAATTGGCTGAGCGGCTCTTCCCCCAACTCGAAGCGACGCTGCGCGAAACCATCGGCTCACGCTCAGAAGCGCGCTGGGAAAAATCCATGCAGCAAGTGCGCGTCATCCTGCCCAGCCTCATTCGCGACGCCGTGCAAATGCCCGGTTAGACGCCAGCGCTGCGCTCCTGCTCGCCGCGCCGAGCCTGTATAATCCCGCCCTCTTTGAACCACGCATTCTCCGAAAAGACCGCAATGGAACTCGCAAAAAGTTTTGACCCGAAAGACATCGAAGCCCGCTGGTATCCCACCTGGGAAAATGCCGGCTACTTCAAGGCCGGACTCGACGGCTCGAAGAAAGAGAATTTCTGCATCCAGCTACCGCCGCCCAACGTCACCGGCACGCTGCACATGGGCCACGGCTTCAACCAGACGCTGATGGATGCGCTCACGCGCTACCACCGCATGCGCGGGGACAACACGCTGTGGCAACCGGGCACCGACCACGCCGGCATCGCCACGCAGATCGTGGTCGAACGCCAGCTCGACGCACAAGGCAAATCGCGCCACGAACTCGGCCGCGAGAAGTTCATCGAAAAAGTGTGGGAGTGGAAGGAATACTCCGGCAACACCATCACCAAGCAGATGCGCCGCCTCGGCACCTCGCCCGACTGGTCGCGCGAACGCTTCACCATGGACGAAGGCCTGTCGCGTTCCGTCACCGAGACCTTCGTGCGACTGTTCAACGAAGGCCTGATCTACCGCGGCAAGCGCCTGGTGAACTGGGACCCGAAACTGCACACCGCAGTGAGCGACCTCGAAGTGGTGCAGGAAGAAGAAGACGGCTTCATGTACCACATCCAGTATCCGCTGGCGGACGGCTCCGGCCATCTGGTGGTCGCCACCACCCGCCCCGAGACCATGTTGGGCGACGTGGCGGTGATGGTGCATCCCGAGGACGAGCGCTATCGGCACCTCATCGGCAAACAGGTGAAACTGCCGCTGTGCGACCGCACCATTCCCGTCATCGCCGACGAATACGTGGACAAGGAGTTCGGCACCGGCGTGGTCAAGGTCACGCCCGCACATGACTTCAACGACTATGCCGTGGGTCAGCGCCACAAGCTGGAAATGATCTCCATCCTCACGTTGGACGCGAAGATCAACGAGCACGCGCCCAAGCAATATCAAGGCATGGACCGCTTCGCCGCGCGCAAGCAGATCTGCGCCGACCTCGAAGCCGCCGGCCTGTTCATCAAGGCCGACAAGCACAAACTGAAAGTGCCGCGCGGCGACCGCACCGGCGTGGTGATCGAGCCGATGCTGACCGACCAGTGGTTCGTCGCCATGAGCAAGGCGGGCCCTGAAGGCAAGAGCATCACCGAGCAGGCGCTGGAATGCGTGAGCTCCGGCGAGATCAGGTTCCACCCCGAGAACTGGGTCAACACCTACAACCAGTGGCTCAACAACATCCAGGACTGGTGCATCTCGCGCCAACTGTGGTGGGGCCACCAGATCCCCGCGTGGTACGGCGTGAACGGCGAAGTGTTCGTCGCGCGCGACGAAGCCGAAGCGCGCAAGCTCGCAGACAAGGCCGGTTACGCCGGGCAGCTTGATCGCGACAACGACGTGCTCGACACCTGGTTCTCTTCCGCGCTGTGGCCGTTCTCCACGCTCGACTGGGAGATGGGTAAACCGTTCGATGCGCAGAACCAGTTCGTGAAGCAATACCTGCCCTCCTCCGTGCTGGTCACCGGCTTCGACATCATCTTCTTCTGGGTGGCGCGCATGGTGATGATGACCAAACACATCACCGGCAAGATCCCGTTCAGGGATGTGTATGTGCACGGTCTGATCCGCGATGCGGAAGGCCAGAAGATGTCCAAGTCCAAGGGAAATGTCTTGGATCCCATCGACCTCATCGACGGCATCGACCTCGACTCGCTGGTAAAGAAGCGCACCACCGGCCTGATGAACCCGAAAGATGCGGAGAAGATCGAGAAGCGTACGCGCAAGGAATTCCCCGAAGGCATCACCGCCTTCGGCACCGACGCACTACGCTTCACCTTTGCCTCGCTGGCCTCGCCCGGTCGCGACATCAAGTTCGACATGCAGCGCTGCGAGGGTTACCGCAACTTCTGCAACAAGCTGTGGAACGCCACGCGCTTCGTGCTGATGAACTGCGAAGGCAAGGATGTCGGCCAGAACGAGTCGCTGCCGCTGGAATTCTCCGCCGCCGACAAGTG
Encoded here:
- the ilvN gene encoding acetolactate synthase small subunit, whose amino-acid sequence is MRHIISLLMENEAGALSRVSGLFSARGYNIESLTVAPTEDPTMSRMTIVTSGSDEVIEQITKQLNKLVDVVTVMDLTDGDHIERELMLVKVRAAGDDREELKRMTDIFRGRVIDVTDKTYTIELTGTGHKLDRFLQAIDQGLILETVRTGASGIGRGDRILKL
- the lptG gene encoding LPS export ABC transporter permease LptG; this encodes MRLLTRYLRREIYASVALVFAALIMLFALLDLVNELNSMGRGDYRLGYVLLFVTLTIPGHIYELFPVAVLIGTIFALVQMAASSELTVYRSSGVSLKQMIVMLVKIGLPLVVLCFLFGEVIAPPSERMAQELRMKAQNLKVSVKEFRSGVWAKDERSFINVRSMLPDTSLLDVSIYEFDATYHLRSITSAEHASYLDEDRWQLDGVRQTLFSKQGATTDNRPRAEWHTSLNPDILSVLLVVPEQMSAWNLYQYTMHLRENHQKTSRYEIAMWNKLVYPLAVLVMMLLALPFSAYQRREGGISGKIFMGIVLGLSFHFVGRLFANVGALNDWSPLLSATAMSWLFLALAMGMLWRTERR
- a CDS encoding leucyl aminopeptidase encodes the protein MEFSIKQGSPEKLKSGCVVVGVSDGGKLSKAAQVLDKAAKHALSDLIARGDMSGKAASTLLLHKLPGVAAERVLLVGLGKSSELNNKTSTEILESAFSALNKTPAKDATLYIVDEGVGKDAAWVVRQAVFAAAEQAFRADGMKSKPAKAATLKHITFATLDKPAANLKTALDQAAATARGTELTKTLGNLPGNICTPTYLAAKALALGKSHKSVKTTVLDEKAMQKLGMGSLLSVTRGSTQPAKLITMEYYGAAKTQKPIVLVGKGITFDTGGISLKPGAEMDEMKYDMCGAASVFGTLQAIAEMGLKLNVVGVIPTCENMPSGEATKPGDIVTSMSGQTIEILNTDAEGRLILCDALTYSKKFNPDTVIDIATLTGACVIALGHVASGMFSNEDKLAKELIAAGEQSHDRIWQLPLWEDYQPLLDSNFADMANIGGRAGGTITAACFLARFTKDYRWAHLDIAGTAWLSGKQKGATGRPVPLLTQYLINRTNGK
- a CDS encoding DNA polymerase III subunit chi, which produces MTKVDFYTGSEDKLRTACQLSHKAMQNGLRVLLHAPDEATADKLDQLLWHYPPTAFMPHCHSHEADAATLPVVIGRDEAFPHSELLISLHNACLPFFSRFERVIEIVSQDDADAKLGRERYVFYKDRGYELRHFDLRKT
- a CDS encoding DUF3619 family protein; translated protein: MKNRLTNKDIGHLLNLSANQLDRDIANSLYAARQQALQRQRASTPIWTNQNGLLHGHLRLSPRALNWVIAAVVVSLLAINLSYWNRMVERDHSDIDIAILTDDLPVDMYVDTTNTD
- a CDS encoding DUF3106 domain-containing protein, whose translation is MPFLLRNIFALLFVAVSCLPVAALAQSWASLTPHQKDALAPLADTWDTLSEKQHVNFLSIARRYPRLSPEKQKRLHAQMTKWSKLTPEQRDHARAKYRAFNKVPAEQREAVKRMVREQQAQAASGVPPAPASP
- a CDS encoding RNA polymerase sigma factor is translated as MRAEYSGATDLSTPQQLSEFLAQAERRAYKQAQFAVRDEHAALDIVQDAMMKLAERYGDHPAEEFPMLFQRILQNTIRDYYRRQKVRSFWTTLMSALTPQHDVEDFDPLDTLQDEDNESQPAHPDEALAQSQLIEIIEEVLDKLPARQREAFLLRYWEELDTSETAAAMGCSEGSVKTHCSRATHALAALLRERGVDLS
- the ilvC gene encoding ketol-acid reductoisomerase, with the protein product MKVYYDKDADLSLIKGKQVTIIGYGSQGHAHAQNLKESGVNVTVALRKNGASWKKAEGAGLKVAEVAAAVKGADVVMMLLPDENIPEVYNTEVAPNMKAGAALAFAHGFNVHYNQVVPRADVDVIMIAPKGPGHTVRSEYLKGGGVPTLIAVYQDKSGKAKDIALSYAAANGGTKGGVIETNFREETETDLFGEQAVLCGGAVELVKAGFETLTEAGYAPEMAYFECLHELKLIVDLMYEGGIANMNYSISNNAEYGEYVTGQRVIGDQARAAMKECLNNIQNGSYAKQFILEGRTNYPEMTARRRLNAVHPIEVVGGQLRAMMPWIGKNKLVDQSKN
- a CDS encoding acetolactate synthase 3 catalytic subunit, whose amino-acid sequence is MELTGAEITIRCLQEEGVEYVFGYPGGAVLFIYDELFKQEQVKHVLVRHEQAAVHAADGYARSTEKVGVALVTSGPGVTNAVTGIATAYMDSIPLVVISGQVPTSYIGEDAFQEVDAVGITRPCVKHNFLVKDAKDIASTLKKAFYLAKSGRPGPVLVDIPKDVSQQKAEYSYPATVSIRSYNPQTHGDIGQIKRAAQLLLEAKRPMVYAGGGVILSDAARQLTELVRLLGVPCTNTLMGLGGYPASDKQFVGMLGMHGTYEANLGMQNCDVLLAVGARFDDRVIGNVAHFNSVPRKIIHIDIDPASISKRVKVDVPIVGNVADVLSDLLAVLNSSKQKPDTAALKDWWKQIDEWRGANSLSYKNSTEIIKPQFVIETLHRITHGDAFVTSDVGQHQMWAAQYYKFDQPRRWINSGGLGTMGFGLPAAMGVQLAHPGATVACVTGEGSIQMNIQELSTCKQYNLPVKVIALNNRYLGMVRQWQEFFHGNRYSHSYMDALPDFVKVAEAYGHVGILVEKPSDVEGALKEAFALKDRLVFLDFRTDSTENVYPMVPGGKGLSEVILAEDL
- the lptF gene encoding LPS export ABC transporter permease LptF; the encoded protein is MTDYPQSLPQKSKKPRPHGIFYWALVREFASTGLLVSSILLGIVVFTQLIRLLGESVSGMLAVDGVLAMLGFTSLNYLPVLLSISLFLSVLLTLSRSYRDSEMVVWFTSGIGLTRWIRPVLGYAIPVTLLIALLSLVLSPWALSKADEFKRRLDSRDDVSAATPGVFRESKQADRVFFLEDVDSQKKRVGNIFVQSTQNGKEGTMVAKEGYQETAPNGDRFLVMLNGTRYEGIPGRADFRIVEFERYAMRIEPAELREDLPHLQAFSTLYLLQNPTAWNLSELEWRIGLPLSALILSLLAIPLSYVNPRAGRSLNLIAAMVIYMFYNNMISVTNSWVARGKISPSAGLLGIHLLMFGVMLVLFYHRSSASSWRRLKR